In Corynebacterium nuruki S6-4, the following proteins share a genomic window:
- the groL gene encoding chaperonin GroEL (60 kDa chaperone family; promotes refolding of misfolded polypeptides especially under stressful conditions; forms two stacked rings of heptamers to form a barrel-shaped 14mer; ends can be capped by GroES; misfolded proteins enter the barrel where they are refolded when GroES binds), with translation MSKLIAFDQEAREGLQRGVDTLADSVRVTLGPKGRNVVLDKAFGGPTVTNDGVTIARDIDLEDPFENLGAQLVKSVAVKTNDAAGDGTTTATLLAQALISEGLRNVAAGASPIGLNNGIAAATEKVLAALGERARPVADSAAVANVATVSSRDTEIGAKVAEAMEKVGKDGVLTVEESQSMADELVITEGVSFDKGYLSPYFVTDEETGQAVLENAVVLLVREKISSLPDFLPLLEQVAKAGKELFVVAEDVEGEPLQMLVVNSIRKSIKVVAVKAPYFGDRRKAFMDDLAIVTGGTVVDKELGGSLAETTLDQLGSARRITVTKDDTVIVDGAGTAEAVEARRTQLRGDISRTDSTWDREKLEERLAKLSGGVAVIRAGGATETEVNERKLRIEDAINAARAAVQEGVIAGGGSVLVQIAGELDELAAASEGDEAVGVKALARALRRPTYWIADNAGLDGAVVAARTAELPNGEGYNAATGEYGDLLAAGIIDPVKVTHSAVVNATSVARMVLTTETAVVDKPAEPAAAPAGHQH, from the coding sequence ATGTCGAAGCTCATCGCATTTGACCAGGAGGCCCGCGAAGGCCTCCAGCGCGGTGTCGACACGCTGGCGGACTCCGTCCGCGTGACCCTCGGCCCCAAGGGCCGCAACGTGGTGCTGGACAAGGCCTTCGGTGGCCCGACCGTCACCAACGACGGTGTCACCATCGCCCGCGACATCGACCTCGAGGACCCCTTCGAGAACCTCGGTGCGCAGCTCGTCAAGTCCGTCGCCGTGAAGACGAACGACGCCGCCGGTGACGGCACCACCACCGCCACCCTGCTCGCCCAGGCGCTCATCAGCGAAGGTCTGCGCAACGTGGCCGCCGGCGCCAGCCCCATCGGGCTCAACAACGGCATCGCCGCAGCGACCGAGAAGGTTCTCGCCGCACTGGGCGAGCGCGCCCGGCCGGTCGCCGACAGCGCCGCGGTCGCCAACGTCGCCACCGTCTCCTCCCGGGACACCGAGATCGGTGCCAAGGTCGCCGAGGCGATGGAGAAGGTCGGCAAGGACGGTGTGCTCACCGTCGAGGAATCCCAGTCGATGGCCGACGAACTCGTCATCACCGAAGGCGTCTCCTTCGACAAGGGCTACCTGTCGCCCTACTTCGTCACTGACGAGGAGACCGGCCAGGCCGTCCTCGAGAACGCCGTCGTCCTGCTGGTCCGCGAGAAGATCAGCTCCCTGCCGGACTTCCTGCCGCTGCTGGAGCAGGTCGCGAAGGCGGGCAAGGAACTCTTCGTCGTCGCCGAGGACGTCGAGGGTGAACCGCTGCAGATGCTGGTCGTCAACTCGATCCGCAAGTCGATCAAGGTCGTCGCCGTCAAGGCGCCGTACTTCGGCGACCGCCGCAAGGCGTTCATGGACGATCTCGCCATCGTCACCGGCGGCACCGTCGTCGACAAGGAACTCGGCGGCTCGCTCGCCGAGACCACCCTCGACCAGCTCGGCTCCGCCCGCCGCATCACCGTCACCAAGGATGACACGGTCATCGTCGACGGCGCCGGCACCGCGGAGGCCGTGGAGGCCCGCCGCACCCAGCTGCGCGGCGACATCTCGCGCACCGATTCCACCTGGGACCGGGAGAAGCTCGAGGAGCGGCTCGCGAAGCTGTCCGGCGGCGTGGCCGTCATCCGTGCCGGTGGCGCGACTGAGACCGAGGTCAACGAGCGCAAGCTGCGCATCGAGGACGCGATCAACGCCGCCCGCGCGGCCGTGCAGGAAGGCGTGATCGCCGGCGGTGGTTCCGTCCTGGTGCAGATCGCCGGTGAACTCGACGAGCTGGCCGCCGCCTCCGAGGGCGACGAGGCCGTCGGTGTGAAGGCGCTGGCCCGTGCACTGCGCCGCCCGACCTACTGGATCGCGGACAACGCCGGTCTCGACGGCGCCGTGGTCGCCGCCAGGACCGCCGAGCTGCCCAACGGTGAGGGCTACAACGCCGCCACCGGTGAGTACGGCGACCTGCTGGCCGCAGGCATCATCGACCCGGTGAAGGTCACCCACTCCGCGGTGGTCAACGCGACCTCCGTGGCCCGGATGGTGCTGACCACCGAGACCGCCGTCGTCGACAAGCCGGCGGAGCCGGCTGCCGCCCCGGCCGGTCACCAGCACTAG
- the alr gene encoding alanine racemase: MAHNVRAIADHVAPAGVMAVVKADGYNHGMADIARTSLTAGASALGVATLGEALALRDAGIDAPVTAWIWLAEGEDLADAVSRDVTLGVPSLAHLRAAEAAAVAAGARLRVGLMVDTGLSRSGIGPAEWSAALDAADAAVDAGHLEVTGLFSHFASADDPISPTTDLQEQRFSARIEECRARGLDVPVNHIANTPAALSRVDLRHEMVRPGVGVYGVDPCAIPSGVDLRPAMTLHARVVTTRIVAAGEGVSYGHHWIAPEDHRTAVVALGYADGLPRALSGKFGVTVDGTWFPQIGRVCMDQIVVDLGPVADSDGPGAAVRPGDWAVIFGEGGRPVREIADAADTIDYEILTMPRGPRVARRTIALQG; this comes from the coding sequence GTGGCGCACAACGTCCGCGCCATCGCTGACCACGTCGCCCCCGCCGGGGTGATGGCGGTGGTGAAGGCCGACGGCTACAACCACGGTATGGCGGACATCGCCCGTACCTCACTCACCGCCGGGGCGTCCGCGCTCGGCGTCGCCACCCTGGGCGAGGCGCTCGCCCTGCGGGACGCCGGTATCGACGCACCGGTCACCGCCTGGATCTGGCTCGCCGAGGGGGAGGACCTGGCGGACGCCGTGTCCCGGGACGTGACCCTCGGCGTCCCGTCGCTGGCCCACCTGCGGGCGGCGGAGGCCGCGGCGGTGGCCGCCGGGGCCCGGCTGCGTGTCGGGCTGATGGTGGACACCGGCCTGTCGCGCTCCGGTATCGGCCCGGCGGAATGGTCGGCGGCACTGGACGCCGCCGATGCCGCGGTCGATGCCGGCCACCTCGAGGTCACCGGACTCTTCTCCCACTTCGCCAGCGCCGACGACCCGATCTCCCCGACGACGGACCTGCAGGAGCAGCGCTTCTCCGCCCGTATCGAGGAGTGCCGTGCCCGGGGCCTCGACGTCCCGGTCAACCACATCGCGAATACCCCGGCGGCACTGTCGCGGGTGGACCTGCGGCATGAGATGGTGCGGCCCGGCGTCGGCGTCTACGGGGTGGATCCCTGCGCGATCCCCAGCGGGGTGGACCTGCGGCCGGCGATGACACTGCACGCCCGCGTGGTCACCACCCGCATCGTCGCGGCAGGAGAGGGGGTCAGCTACGGCCACCACTGGATCGCGCCGGAGGACCACCGTACCGCCGTCGTCGCCCTCGGCTACGCCGACGGTCTGCCGCGGGCGCTGTCGGGCAAGTTCGGTGTGACGGTCGACGGGACCTGGTTCCCGCAGATCGGCCGGGTCTGCATGGACCAGATCGTCGTCGACCTGGGGCCGGTGGCCGACAGTGACGGCCCCGGTGCCGCCGTGCGACCCGGCGACTGGGCCGTCATCTTCGGTGAGGGCGGGCGTCCGGTCCGGGAGATCGCCGACGCCGCGGACACCATCGACTACGAGATCCTCACCATGCCGCGCGGTCCGCGGGTCGCGCGCCGCACCATCGCACTGCAAGGGTGA
- the tsaE gene encoding tRNA (adenosine(37)-N6)-threonylcarbamoyltransferase complex ATPase subunit type 1 TsaE produces MVDFTAPAGTAPAGSAAQMRDLGEQLGGVLQAGDVVVLTGPLGAGKTTFTQGLVRGLGATGRVQSPTFTIIREHRAGTRADGRPGVGMLHMDAYRLLGDAVQTAVSERGADLPRDAVLDMLESLDVDDDLGDRVLVAEWGRGVVETLSTRVIDVEISRDTPADSSADPAAPDEEPRRLRWTWLDRR; encoded by the coding sequence ATGGTCGATTTCACCGCCCCCGCGGGGACGGCCCCGGCCGGCTCTGCCGCGCAGATGCGGGACCTGGGCGAACAACTCGGCGGCGTGCTGCAGGCCGGGGACGTCGTCGTGCTCACCGGGCCGCTGGGCGCCGGCAAGACCACCTTCACCCAGGGCCTCGTCCGCGGTCTCGGGGCGACCGGGCGGGTGCAGTCGCCGACGTTCACGATCATCCGGGAACACCGGGCGGGCACCCGGGCCGACGGCCGGCCGGGGGTCGGCATGCTGCACATGGACGCCTACCGGCTGCTGGGGGACGCCGTGCAGACCGCCGTGAGCGAGCGGGGAGCCGACCTGCCGCGGGACGCGGTGCTGGACATGCTGGAGTCCCTCGACGTCGACGACGACCTCGGTGACCGTGTCCTCGTCGCCGAGTGGGGCAGGGGAGTGGTGGAGACGCTGTCGACCCGGGTCATCGACGTGGAGATCAGCCGTGACACCCCGGCCGACAGTTCCGCCGACCCCGCGGCACCGGACGAGGAACCGCGTCGGCTGCGGTGGACCTGGCTCGACCGCCGGTGA
- a CDS encoding WhiB family transcriptional regulator, with amino-acid sequence MPQPSDLPGPTSTFWEWQLHGSCRGADSAVFFHPDGERGRARALREHRAKAICRQCPVLDRCRAHALDAGEVYGIWGGMSEAERAVALNRRAGRRHPAGVPA; translated from the coding sequence ATGCCGCAGCCGAGCGACCTTCCGGGCCCCACATCGACATTCTGGGAATGGCAGTTGCACGGTTCCTGCCGGGGAGCTGATTCGGCGGTCTTCTTCCACCCGGACGGGGAACGTGGCCGGGCCCGTGCCCTGCGCGAGCACCGCGCGAAGGCCATCTGCCGGCAGTGCCCGGTCCTCGACCGGTGCCGTGCCCACGCACTCGACGCCGGCGAGGTCTACGGCATCTGGGGCGGGATGAGCGAGGCTGAGCGGGCCGTCGCCCTGAACCGGCGCGCGGGACGCCGCCACCCGGCCGGGGTCCCCGCCTGA
- the shbA gene encoding RNA polymerase sigma factor ShbA, translating into MSDDTEDTDERLARLVPAAVTGDARALQDVIDLIHPQVVRYCRLRVPATRYPTPEDLAQEISLAVARAVPNYEDRGKPFMAFVYRIAANKIVDARRSQSRDLSVPTDEVPDNTPSGDTPETLTLEDSASNEVAELLDHLSEKARRIVTLRVFGGYSAEETAAIVGSTAGAVRVAQFRGLAKMREILEARGEHRQNTRTQ; encoded by the coding sequence ATGAGTGACGACACCGAGGACACCGACGAGAGGCTGGCGCGACTCGTACCCGCCGCCGTGACAGGGGACGCCCGCGCCCTCCAGGATGTCATCGACCTCATCCACCCCCAGGTGGTCCGCTACTGCCGGCTGCGGGTCCCCGCGACGCGCTACCCCACCCCGGAGGACCTCGCCCAGGAGATCTCGCTGGCGGTGGCGCGCGCCGTCCCGAACTACGAGGACCGGGGAAAACCCTTCATGGCCTTCGTGTACCGGATCGCCGCGAACAAGATCGTGGACGCCCGCCGGTCGCAGTCCAGGGACCTGTCGGTGCCCACGGACGAGGTGCCCGACAACACGCCCTCGGGCGACACGCCGGAGACGCTGACACTGGAGGACAGTGCGAGTAACGAAGTCGCTGAACTGCTCGATCACCTCAGTGAGAAAGCACGGAGAATCGTGACACTCAGGGTATTCGGTGGCTATTCCGCCGAGGAGACGGCCGCCATCGTCGGCTCGACGGCCGGAGCTGTGCGTGTGGCACAGTTCCGGGGTCTGGCGAAGATGCGGGAGATCCTCGAGGCACGGGGAGAACACCGTCAGAACACGAGGACGCAGTGA
- the tsaD gene encoding tRNA (adenosine(37)-N6)-threonylcarbamoyltransferase complex transferase subunit TsaD, translating to MHVLAVDTSTSYVVAGVVDVAPDGTPRTLAQRTELNPRGHMEVLTPNIVDCLAEAGLTPADLAAVVVGTGPGPFTGLRVGMATGAAFGEALDIPVHGVESHVATACGQRESPVLVVSDARRREWYWSVVDATTAAVTDGPAVTAPGEPAQRHPEVTVLAAREITAKTDLVPPTWKVADADAHPTPTGLVTAAVRRNGVAGLGRPGDPLRALYLRRPDAVAPTRKPVSEALDFAGVDLPAAVGTPVVAALTEADAAACADIEAAVFAGDSPWSAAAFRAEITAPHTRYIGLFREGELLGFAGLAMAGPLTDPEFEVHTIALSPAAQGHGWSKLLMDPLIELADRHRGPVFLEVRTDNDPAVGLYRSYGFGITGTRRGYYQPSGADAFTMHRPAASRTGAAPSPGASATAGPRIILGLESSCDETGVGIVELGEDGAATQISNRVASSMEQHARFGGVVPEIASRAHLEAVVPTLQAARADLREATGRTRPDAVAATVGPGLAGALLVGAAAAKACAAAWEVPFYGVNHLGGHVAVDTLHTGEDGGDGVPDDLPHAVALLVSGGHTQILEVHGVGRPMTELGSTLDDAAGEAYDKVARLLGLGYPGGPVIDRLAAGGDPTAVPFPRGLSKKSDPAYDFSFSGLKTAVARYVEQAERRSESIPVADLCASFQEAVVDVLTAKAVRACRDTGASVLLLGGGVSANRRLRELAAQRCRAAGVTLHVPPLPLCTDNGVMIATLAAHLIDAGAAPSGLAVGTDPSLEVTVPVLAPGTVEG from the coding sequence ATGCATGTTCTCGCGGTCGACACGTCCACCTCCTATGTCGTCGCCGGGGTGGTGGACGTGGCGCCGGACGGCACACCGCGGACCCTCGCGCAGCGCACCGAGCTCAATCCGCGCGGGCACATGGAGGTCCTGACCCCGAACATCGTCGACTGCCTCGCCGAGGCCGGTCTGACCCCCGCCGACCTGGCCGCGGTCGTCGTCGGCACGGGGCCGGGGCCGTTCACCGGCCTGCGGGTCGGCATGGCCACCGGGGCGGCGTTCGGGGAGGCACTTGACATCCCGGTCCACGGTGTGGAGAGCCATGTCGCGACCGCCTGCGGGCAGCGGGAGTCCCCGGTACTGGTCGTCAGCGACGCCCGTCGCCGGGAGTGGTACTGGTCCGTGGTGGACGCCACCACCGCCGCCGTCACCGACGGCCCGGCCGTGACCGCCCCCGGTGAACCGGCGCAGCGCCACCCGGAGGTCACCGTGCTCGCCGCCCGCGAGATCACCGCGAAGACCGACCTGGTGCCGCCGACCTGGAAGGTCGCGGACGCCGACGCGCACCCCACCCCGACCGGACTCGTCACTGCCGCGGTGCGCCGCAACGGGGTGGCGGGGCTGGGCCGGCCCGGCGATCCGCTGCGCGCGCTCTACCTGCGGCGGCCGGACGCCGTGGCGCCGACCCGGAAGCCGGTGTCCGAGGCGCTCGACTTCGCCGGGGTGGATCTGCCCGCGGCCGTCGGGACGCCGGTCGTCGCCGCCCTCACCGAGGCGGACGCCGCCGCCTGCGCCGATATCGAGGCCGCTGTCTTCGCCGGGGACTCACCGTGGTCCGCGGCGGCCTTCCGCGCCGAGATCACCGCCCCGCACACCCGCTACATCGGACTGTTCCGGGAGGGCGAACTGCTCGGCTTCGCCGGGCTGGCGATGGCGGGCCCGCTGACGGACCCCGAGTTCGAGGTCCACACCATCGCACTGTCGCCCGCCGCCCAGGGGCACGGCTGGTCGAAACTGCTCATGGACCCGCTGATCGAACTGGCCGACCGGCACCGCGGGCCGGTGTTCCTCGAGGTCCGTACCGACAACGACCCGGCGGTGGGCCTGTACCGGTCCTACGGGTTCGGGATCACCGGCACCCGACGCGGCTACTACCAGCCCTCGGGGGCGGACGCCTTCACGATGCACCGGCCCGCGGCGTCCCGCACCGGGGCGGCACCGTCACCGGGGGCATCCGCGACTGCTGGACCACGGATCATCCTCGGCCTGGAGAGCTCCTGCGACGAGACCGGGGTCGGCATCGTCGAGCTGGGGGAGGACGGTGCGGCGACGCAGATCAGCAACCGGGTGGCGTCCTCGATGGAGCAGCACGCCCGGTTCGGCGGGGTGGTCCCGGAGATCGCCTCGCGGGCTCACCTGGAGGCGGTGGTCCCGACGCTGCAGGCGGCGCGCGCCGATCTGCGGGAGGCGACGGGGCGGACCCGGCCGGACGCCGTCGCCGCCACCGTCGGTCCCGGTCTCGCCGGTGCACTGCTCGTCGGCGCGGCTGCGGCGAAGGCCTGCGCGGCCGCCTGGGAGGTGCCGTTCTACGGCGTCAACCACCTCGGCGGCCACGTCGCGGTGGATACGCTGCACACCGGTGAAGACGGCGGGGACGGGGTGCCGGATGACCTGCCGCACGCCGTCGCCCTCCTCGTCAGTGGCGGACACACCCAGATCCTGGAGGTCCACGGTGTCGGCCGGCCGATGACCGAGCTGGGGTCCACGCTCGACGATGCGGCGGGGGAGGCCTACGACAAGGTCGCCCGGCTGCTCGGACTCGGCTACCCCGGGGGCCCGGTCATCGACCGGCTCGCCGCCGGCGGGGACCCGACGGCGGTGCCGTTCCCCCGCGGCCTGTCGAAGAAATCCGATCCCGCCTACGATTTCTCCTTCTCCGGGCTGAAGACCGCGGTGGCGCGGTACGTCGAGCAGGCGGAACGGCGGTCGGAGAGTATCCCGGTCGCCGACCTGTGCGCGTCGTTCCAGGAGGCCGTGGTCGACGTCCTCACCGCGAAGGCGGTGCGGGCCTGCCGGGACACCGGGGCGTCCGTCCTGCTGCTGGGCGGGGGCGTGTCGGCGAACCGTCGGCTGCGGGAGCTGGCGGCGCAGCGGTGCCGGGCGGCCGGGGTGACGCTGCATGTCCCGCCGCTGCCGCTGTGCACCGACAACGGGGTGATGATCGCGACGCTGGCGGCGCATCTCATCGACGCCGGTGCGGCGCCCAGCGGGCTGGCGGTGGGGACGGACCCCTCGCTCGAGGTCACCGTTCCGGTGCTGGCACCCGGAACGGTTGAGGGCTAG
- a CDS encoding DUF5319 domain-containing protein — protein sequence MPPDPFAGDPNDPASFLEPDDLYDGVDGPLSAEERDAVKEDLENVRCFRRLLEPRGVRGISMMCEECGEEHFYDWPIIIANLTTMLNEEAAPVHEPSAAPDPDRYVSWEYCAGYADAVDWMNSGPRAFHRRWL from the coding sequence ATGCCCCCGGATCCCTTCGCCGGTGACCCGAACGACCCGGCGTCATTCCTCGAGCCCGATGACCTCTATGACGGGGTCGACGGGCCGCTCAGCGCGGAGGAACGGGACGCCGTCAAGGAGGACCTGGAGAACGTGCGCTGCTTCCGCCGGCTGCTCGAGCCCCGGGGGGTCCGGGGCATCTCCATGATGTGTGAGGAGTGCGGGGAGGAGCACTTCTACGACTGGCCGATCATCATCGCCAACCTCACCACCATGCTCAACGAGGAGGCGGCACCGGTCCACGAGCCGAGCGCCGCCCCCGATCCCGACCGCTACGTGTCCTGGGAGTACTGCGCGGGCTACGCGGACGCCGTCGACTGGATGAACAGCGGCCCGCGCGCCTTCCACCGCCGCTGGCTCTGA
- the groES gene encoding co-chaperone GroES, translated as MANVNIKPLEDRVLVQIVEAEETTASGLVIPDSAKEKPQEATVVAVGPGRWADDDDRIPMDVKEGDTVVFSRYGGTELKYDGQEYLLLNQRDILAVVEK; from the coding sequence GTGGCGAACGTCAACATCAAGCCGCTCGAGGACCGCGTCCTCGTCCAGATCGTCGAGGCCGAGGAGACCACGGCGTCCGGTCTGGTCATCCCGGATTCGGCGAAGGAGAAGCCGCAGGAGGCCACCGTCGTCGCCGTCGGTCCGGGCCGCTGGGCGGACGACGACGACCGCATCCCGATGGACGTCAAGGAGGGCGACACGGTCGTGTTCTCCCGCTACGGCGGCACCGAGCTGAAGTACGACGGCCAGGAGTACCTGCTGCTCAACCAGCGCGACATCCTCGCCGTCGTCGAGAAGTAG